In Lewinellaceae bacterium, a single window of DNA contains:
- a CDS encoding cytochrome c: MAFFMLSFQSNSDWPVPEKYQKMKNPVAASDDSVEMGEDLWKTHCKSCHGKEGLGDGSKAAQLDTPAGDFTSAKFQKQTDGALFYKTLEGRGDMPSYKKKIPNEEDIWNLVNFMRTLK, translated from the coding sequence ATGGCGTTTTTTATGCTTTCCTTCCAGTCTAATAGTGACTGGCCGGTTCCCGAAAAATACCAAAAGATGAAGAACCCCGTCGCTGCCAGTGACGATTCCGTTGAAATGGGTGAAGACCTGTGGAAGACGCATTGCAAGTCCTGCCACGGCAAGGAAGGCTTGGGCGATGGGTCTAAAGCGGCTCAACTGGACACTCCCGCCGGCGACTTCACCAGCGCCAAGTTCCAGAAGCAAACCGACGGCGCGCTCTTCTACAAAACACTGGAAGGCAGAGGGGATATGCCGTCTTACAAGAAGAAAATTCCTAACGAGGAAGACATTTGGAACCTCGTCAACTTTATGAGGACGCTGAAGTAA